The genomic window CTTGAAGAGTCATATGTCTTAATGTGTattaatttccttctccctttatatatttcttgatattttaatttgttttacctTTATTTCGATATTTGTATAAAACTAAATTGTATtcttattattcaatttgttccCCCCCCCCCTCGATATCATATCGTGGAGGATGATGATGAGGAGTTTAGCAatgtatcattaattaattaattagttgcAATCGTTGCTTtcaaacaaatcaaatttggcatttataattttcatattattttacgTCAAAAGTGAAAAAACTGTATCTCTTttctacaattaatttataaaatttaaagttgcTAGAAAACTTTGAAGATTgtcaactattattttttttgtattaaaatatattataactatatactcagtaaattaattaatacgtttatatttagtattatctcattttttagggaaaaaataattatgaataaaggattgcataaaataatacattcataaatccTTGCAATTATTTCCGTTCAAATGTAAACTTATCATCATGGTTTTTTAAGGTGAATGGAAGGAATTTTAATCTCCTGTATCTGTTGTGGATATGTTTCCGGATGTTGTCGTAGCTGTGGTGTTGGATAGGATGTCATCTACACCCCCACTGCTATGActgaaatgattaataattgaattactaTTGCTGCCAGAAGGTCCATGGGGTGTTGGGAGGAATGAATGGTTGAAGAATGCTACTGGAGGAGGTGGAGGTACAATGGCAGGTAGCAAGCCTTGTCGATGTGCTAATTTTAGACGTGCAGCCATTTGCTTCTTCCACTTGGTCCTCCGATTCTGAAACCAGGTTTTGATTTGCACTTCGGTTAAATTCAATGATTTCGAGAGTTCCAATCGTTTTGACACAGATAAATATTTGTCCGtctagaagaaaaaagaaaaattttagtATCTATTTTGCATttccgttatttttttttttttttttttgttgaaaaccAGTAGGGCCGTTATAGACCACTGCGGTTATTGTAGTTCCACTTTCAAATAGCCCCAGATATTAGGGAAGGAATCTTCTCCAATAATAAGaagtaattacttaataaaaacaaaaaaggtaattaatcACTAGAACGACGGCGTTCGAGCAATTCCCTTTGTGGGCCGCTGGTATCAATAAATGAGCCCACCTGTTTCTAAGCAATGATAATTTGctacaaaactatttaaaaatttacaaaaatatcttattaacattctacatttctttttaacaaGTAAAAGTATCTGTTCGCGTATTGTATATTACCATATATGGCTAAAACCCGGCATTGAGTACcaactaattcatatttcaaagaCTTTccttaaacttcaacaaaattattcgCTAACGCCTATATTTCgaagctttttatttattatcagaggcgtccccaggattatatatatttttagaaaacctCTGTTTTCCcatttacacattttattacaaaacgttgatttttttctttaccaaggcaagaattactttatTGGGAGTGAGgagggagggggctacagctccTTCACCCTCTCTGCGGACTGATTATATaagaatgatctttttttttaaattcttcttatAAACAAAGATTATTCGGTCAAATcttatctatcaaaaaattttataagtaaaatttttttaataagttgttTGTCAAACTTGTCTCGCctttatttgtcaattttgtcTTTTGCacttttcttaaattatgtttatcaaatttggcatttataaataataaaaaaatctcaaacatTTGTCATTTGCCTTCCCCATGCcctgaaataaaagataaatcctATTGTTGGCCATGTACACAAACACCATTGAACAGACTCTGTGATTTTGTTACCTATTTAGTTCAATTTTGCGTGTTCACTACTTCAATTGTTTTGTTACTCaatggggaaaaatataaataaaatcactgCAAATAATATGTCacaggatattatttttatttttttttgcaaaaataataaacagtaaATATTGCTGTGCAGGCCGACCCTATCTAGGGAAGGAATCTACTAGGAGACATCAATATATCTTTAAGGTTACATCTTGGTGACGTCATTACTAAATGATGCTAGAATTATGGATACGGATAAACAAGTACTAGGAAAATTGCACCTTGAAGATtgtcctggagaaaattgccagttaggaaaattgctcGTATTTTCTTCGaactttatgataaataataacacattaaaaattcgcttaatattatttaggacaaatatctaaacatatttgtttgttccttcccccaagggagtaccttcaagtgtgagtaatattattgtaatataatcttgcaattttttaaaataattccaatattctaagaaattgattaagaggattggtaaggagtgggaggggggggggagataaatagcttagggcctctttaaatatggttaaatacccaaagaaaaaattcagtGCTCAGATTGCACTGAAAAGTACattgaagatattatttatgtgtatgttGAAAACAATTCCGTTTAGAAATTTATCATCATGAACTAGATATAAGTTCTCGGATTTTGTGGGGGTAACGTGAGAGTCACGGAGGTGGTAAAAGGACAGGTTCTGAGGTAATGCCATAACCATCTTatggattgaagaaaatataaaataccctCCCCACTCCACGAAAGGGCCTCACActggtaatatttaaaaaaaaaatacataatgattATTTGCATATGCCATGAAGGAGGgtaaaaaatgttaacaataTGTGCGTACTGAAGTAATATTACAGAAGTATACATTCAACTAACATAGtctataagtttaaaaaaaaatatgtagcgAATGTGAGACGAACCTTGTTGATTCAGCCCATGCCACTTGGTTTTTAACGCTACCAAGACTTTCATGCCTAACCCAAGggcttgaaactattttttggtattagacgGGTTTGTTGGATGTATGTTATGCTTTGGTGGTGGTTTTCcctatcccacactacccccgggCCCCTGCCCAACCCGAGGACTTCAAACTAGTTTGTGgtgttagaggggttccttgtaTGTATTGGAGGTGGGTTTTAACAACCCCACACTACCCTCGGGACACTGACCAATCTGAGGGAGGAaaatattcaaccatatttaaAGAGGCCATAATCTATTTACAACCCCACCCCACCCCCTCCCcctcctatattgcaataatattactcacacttgaaggtaatttataatgtgttattattcatgatgaagtttgaacaaaatgcGGTCTATTTTCCTGACTGGAAATTTTCCACGGGGCAGTTTTCCGCGCACGGGATAAATGGTATATAACATAgctaagaaatatattttttttgttaatgaatagtcaaatataatgttttatattattgggATAAAAAATGACCCTTTGGTAGTTGGTGGATGGGTCAATCGGTCGGTCGGTAGTTATGGTggtaaaagaaattaaaatatatttaaaaactttttttgcgtGTGTGTTATCTTAccttaaattcattttccaaTTGTTCGAGTTGTTTTGCACTATAAGCTTGTCTTGGTTTTCTATCTATTCCAGGCTTCCTGGCTCTTCGACCGGGAGGTTTTGGAGCTaagaaatacaataataattgtttgaaattatgtatattgaaaatattgatactattttgatatttaacttGGGATTGATATGtgtttaagataattatatatagaattTACATCGATTgattgaatatcaaatataatttaccaAGTTTCAGGCGATCAAGTTTGGAATTTtgggagaaataaatattttaaatagtgagCATTACCTAAGTCAACTGtatcaatgtcatattttattatgaacgtagctatacatttataattctgTCTCTACCTTATCATCAATCaacaatctaaaaaattaactgtTCCCTGTTGGTAtcccatatttaaaaattcacccgccaaatatatgaattatttcttgCTTTCTCTTCCTCTACTTGAAGTATAAAAGGGGTGTAGGGAGGGattaacagaaaatatataaaaatttaataaagaattaaaaacatGAAGGGTCTACAGAATGAAAGGAGATAGCATGAGAGAAGAcgaaaaatcatcaaattaaatCGTGGTCCATGGATTTCTCAACCGCTGGATTATTAGAAGggactagtgatgtaaatcgtgtgaatttGTAGCTGTcacctttatttaaaatttgtaatctgaaaaatgaattttatttccataacaGTGggcattactatttaatttctgagtagtgaactttttttccttcatagattaaattatattcaaaacctaattgaacattcgtatgtgttcataaaagaaggtgagtaatcttgaggatttgtaatggatttgtaaaatccgtgttggactcagagtagaattgtggatcgatatcggagtaattctagcaaatgtccttgtctATTTCCTTGTCtccttcttcccttgtcacagctgattgtaactgatctcatccaaaatatttttcaaattgtcaaggttaccatgttgattatcGTTTCTTTAACACTATTTTCTTCGCTAATAATTAGACTCAATATATAACCATGCAATTCAAAATAACACTAACGATAACAATGCATTTTAGAAGGATACTCATGAACTCGATTTAAGTTTGACTTTTTTCCTGTTGGTAGTGCTCTTTTCAATTTAAgtttttacatttctttttaaaaaatgaaaaattattcatcattactTCCTAAAATGTATTCCTGATTTtggtaacaaataaaaaaaaacaatagctaGATTTGCAAGTGATGGATAATATTTAACAGGACAGGGCATAACAATATCTTCTAAGCATATACTGAAAACTTTTTGAGGGGACGTACTTAATAACAAATTTGTCAAGAGATGATTTTGTTTGACAAATTTCATCTTTAAGATTGACACTTCGCAAACAGACAAGATGAACTAAATCTGAAGAGTACTATTCTAGtaactatataaatacttttcgATTTATTGgcggaaaaaaaaatatgttaactcaTTCAAATAGGTTCCACTTAATTTTTATCGAATTAAAGCTaactattaaaaatgatatagaatCATGGCATGGCATGGTTTACTCTTCCCCTCAAATGTCGTCTAATAGAGTTTTCTCcattaatttagttaaaaactTATCGTTAATTAGTATACTTGGGTCCGTTTAATACCGAATTACTTAAGAGACTTAAGAGTCGAGATAGTGCTAACAGATAAACCCATTAAGCTtgctagatatttttttttcacattcatgagttgttcaaaaagtttataacGGTAGGAGTTGGGTTGAGCAGTTTACTCTGGaaccattaagtaactttttaaataaatatttcttttttgtatgttcgtggaataatattgtttataacagaactGAAGTCGAGTCCACATTTTCTCTGTCGAGTTCGAGTCATCAGTCTATCGGATCCATAAAAAACGAGTCTAGACTTATAGCACCggcttatacatatttcaattcatagGGCAAGCATTAAAACTCAACTTATAAACTGGACACCATTTAATCTCATGTAGGTCGAACCAGTTAAACAATAGAAAAtagccaaatattttattttgatcagtAAGGTAGTTGAAATTGGAGCAGATGCCAAGTGGCGAGGAGACttactttaaatatctaacaaaggAGAGGGGCGATATTTTCTAATATGAGCCATATGTATAATAgcacattttttttcctatccgtaattaataaaaagttaaagattaaaaatttatttgtttatgaaattcctttatacataataaggaatcgGAATTGTCTATAAAGATGGTACCGGAATCGGCTGAAAACTTCGTATCAGTACATCCGTAATTAAAATCGAATTTGTCAAAGACCAATGCTGTTTTGGGAAAGTGAGAGTTGGCTAACTAAAGAGTGGGGAATTGTAGAAAAGTTAATAATCTGCAGTGGTTTAGACAGTGTTTTTTAAAACGTTTAAAAGTGGAAAAGTTGGTATTCTACGTCGAGTGTCTAACATAACTTAACACCCTCTCTACAGCTTCTGTTGAATTTAAGTTTATACTTGGATGTCAAATGAGCCTAGAAACTAACAAGTCCAGGTCCAGAATTTTATCCTGCTCCATGATATGTCATTCTCCTCGATGCCTGAACTCTATATTGTACTTGGCTAGTAGTTGCAACATATGATACTATCGAGCATCCGTCTAATTCTGGGTCATGAGTATCCCAGGGGATACTACCTATGTCATAAATATCGttagacacttttttttaatgtataactaTTGGAAAAAGAACCCTAGGGCTCTCCATATTACTGAAAAAGAGTCTACAACAAGCACTTATTTGTCTGGAGCCAATATACATAACCTTCGCAGTCGTAAAACTCTCGAGAGGCAAAATAATTATCCTCGGTTTGGAGTACCGGgttttaaaacattcaaaatcgATTGTGCGAGCCCGAATTCCAACAACTGAATGTTTTCTATTGACAGAAAGTCTGATTGAGTATTATCAGCAAACGGAATCCAAGTGATATTACATTGACTTCCCACACTCTTATACCTCTCTTTTTATGGGTATCACACATCAAATGAGTAGTCCTTTTTATTACCAACATTTCCTGCATTTTGATGTGTAATTTTTCTCCTCTGAAGGCCGTTCTTCCTTCTAAAATATATCTTCCGAAAAAGAGACGTCAAACCCGGACGTTGAAGTATCAGTATGAATTTCTAGAGATGGACTTAGATAGGAGAGTACGAGTCTCCTAAATTGGGTAACCATTTATGTCACTCATAATCTGAGATAgtaatcttatatatttttttatgcaggGCTTATAATTTGTAATGTTCTCTGGGGTCCAGGTGTGCAAACTATGCTACAGACCTTACACTCTTCAGTATTCACAGTACTGAATAAAGATCTTGGACAGTGACCTCTTCCATAACGTTAAACTCAAGGGACTTGTTTCTTAATTTCTGGACTTTATCAATAGGTACTCGATCGacgcaaaaaaacaaaaacaaaaaaaaaccgaagCTACAGATAAACCTACTCCCTCGTCCTCGTTATCTCTCCAGCTTAGTTAGCTAAATGATTTtagacggattttttttttttggggggggagcaCCCAAACTTCCGTCTAAAATCATGCTTTAACAAGAGTCAATTCCAGTTTTTTAAGTACATGGCATTGGTCAGAGTTATTAGTCGTCGTTGaatatacaaactttgctttaaaaatataaaagataactacccaaaaaatcatcagtgtttCTCACCGTTACTCCTGAACACGCTCAAACCAAGGTTAttagaaatgcaaggttataccaaaacgcgtgtacgactgatgtttgacttccaccacgctttttaatagtgacgtcaaagaatATGATTGGCTGCATGATTTTTCAAAACCTGCCTGTCTTGTCctgcagtcggtacgatacataaaaattgaaaattctatcaagCCCGATTACACTTAATACACCCAAGTGTATGTTTTCAAATGACAAAAAGatcaactcaatttttttttttcttcccttttggGAAAAAAGGGGACCCCTTTTTTCCCTTTCGAGAATGAGACCGACGTCAGGAACATCACATGAGGTCTCTCACGTGCCTATGCTTTGAAGCCAAAATAGCAACATCATGAGGATTTTTTTAGAGGGCTCGAAAGTTAGCAAAAATGGTTGCTTGACCGATAAAGACTAAAAACCATctattaatatgtttaaaatacagTATAATGATTCAAAATTCCTTTGATGACGAAAAACAtaagacaaaaactttttttaatgtttgggCTATTCATGAATTTCTAAATAGTTGATAAATCTAAtgattagttaattaaattttgaacattttcgTCCTGACATTTGAGTCCTttagtcaacaaatttttggatttggaTTGATATAGTATGTTCCTGATTGCTTATATCTCAAGAAACATTTGTTTGATCTTTAAAAcccaattttttggtttttgtggCTTACAAAGAGTAACATTATATATACCatcaataaagcaaaaaaaaaaaaaaaattatagcaacaaatattatataacttttttaaatattaatatttttaagttgttattttttaattataaagttgtaTGTCTTCACTTTACAACAAActatgatttttgttattttgatgaaaaataaggaatgcATTAGACTTTCAAAGAAAGGGTCCGGTCCGTTTTACTTCAATTTATTCTACTTACAAGGTATTTTATCCAAttcagaaataattaaaatattttgtacgtCATGGAAGCATATATATTTCAAGctattttgtctgtttttaGATCTTTCAAGgcaaaaatgacacaaaatcatgaaatgttgacaaaaaatacttttcaaaaaagaaaaaaaacccagaaactTTGGTTTGtaaaggtcaatttttttgttttttgaagtaaaaaaattcaagaaatatgATTGACTATTGTTatcatgaattgaaaaaatgtataaaattttaagaaggtgtcttaaaatcaaatttcatattagcCATAATTTTCAGATGCAAGAGCATACTTAAAGCActctagattattttttttcaagatatttatcaagtatttaCCATATACTGTCGATGATATCGAAGTTTATTTATTCCATGAATCAAGAAGTAGTTTGTACTCCAGGCTCAACTTCATCGGTGGGCTATGGGGTATGACTCCTCACttctttgcaatttatatagttattaaaatctttttgtaacatataaattatatttttgctcaGACATAGGctccaaaagataaaaaaagttccTGAGGACTGCTTCGAGCCAAAACTATAGCAGGGCAAAACAGTTTAAcaattgtatcaaaaatattttagtcctGATTTCTACTATAAATCATAGAATCAATTTGTCTGTATATGAACATAATTTGAAGTTTGGTATATCGTTGTGCTGTAATTATGtacctttatttttatgtttgatcATTTCACTCAAGATATGAGCGTGGCACAAAATGTCTTTCTTGCATTATCATTTGGGAAAGttgattttctctaaattgacATTGCAACGATATGTTATTGTTGCTACGTCTATTCCATTTCTTTTGAATCAATCGAGGAAGCGAACTTTAATGAAACCTTTCCAATTTACCATcctaactttaaaattaaaacctcTGAATCCCTtaacaaaaagataattttgtttaaaaagtaattttcaaatgaCAGTAGAGGTAACAAGAAAGGCCTTTAAAGATTGAAACTTTTCATCAATACTCAACAGAAGATCAAATTAACGTACAACCCTACAGAGtgacatattttgttaaaacaaaagatttttgaagGCTTGGAACAAAGACTTAGGAAGTTTAAATTTGCAAGAAAAGTCGTTGACTTTTCTTTTCGGACCCACTGAAGGAGGGAGATGGAGGCcatcaaaagaaattttttgagcaaaaaaaaatagataaatataatgttttataatgGATGGACGAATATACTGAAGAGCCGTTTTATGTTTTACCTGTTGTCAATAAGCTATTTTAACGAAGAACTTTGCCTTCTAATGAATACAACAATTAAaaacatgtcaactctagtAATAAGTAATGTGTGTCCT from Lepeophtheirus salmonis chromosome 1, UVic_Lsal_1.4, whole genome shotgun sequence includes these protein-coding regions:
- the LOC121129032 gene encoding uncharacterized protein, which translates into the protein MTSEKSTSLHDIPSTLKNNFSIDSLLGKRTEIEDDKKHLLPKMSQNEELDEEPDEEEDLEDFLLPGSPSSVQLLYQSLAPSSTTHFLYSQWLNARNTNALFGLQAPKPPGRRARKPGIDRKPRQAYSAKQLEQLENEFKTDKYLSVSKRLELSKSLNLTEVQIKTWFQNRRTKWKKQMAARLKLAHRQGLLPAIVPPPPPVAFFNHSFLPTPHGPSGSNSNSIINHFSHSSGGVDDILSNTTATTTSGNISTTDTGD